The region GTACCAAGCCTTTGTCTTCATGCATCTCCTGCCTTCTCACGTGTCTTAccctcccaacacacacccacccacacagacacacgcaagcctgctcacacacaccacgacacacgcacaatcacacaacccacacaccaGCTTTAATAGAATGTACGTCGTTTGTCCCTATAGCAACAGCGCGATAGGAGAGTACTAGTAGGGCAGGTTTTTTCTTTGGCCTTTAAAGGTTTACAATGAAAGGTTATGTATTGAAATTATATTCCCTGTTGTtttgtgcatgtctgtctgtccatccgttTTCTTATCCTTGCCAGCTGCAATCCCTCTCTGAAGAATGTGTGAAGCGTCTGACGTACATCAATATCCTGGCGAAAATCTGGGTCAACACAGGGCCTAGAAACGCCCAGTTCTCAGTTTTCCTGAAGCATCTAAAATAAACGTGTGTCATGCTTATTCGCAAAAACACATggatttatataaattatactgCATTAAAAAGTTCCACAAAGACTTAACTTGTGTGCTACAACTCACTGGTCTGGTGGATTGGTCAGTCACCAGTGATTTTCCGTGTGTAGTTGATTTCCACTGGCCTCCAGTTTAGAGAGGCACTGGATAGAACTTGGACCTGGAGCAATGGGTCCTTCTCTCACGTTCAGCTGGAGGAAACACACGCTCCCGCTGGGTGTTGGAGGCAGGGCGCGCTCCCCTGGGGTCATGAATGGGGGCCTCTCTGAAAGGTCAGGCTCTGCAGCCTGCGACTCACTGCCCCGTCTGTGTCCGTTGGTCTGAGTCACCTTCACCTTCCTTATGCACCACGGAGAGCTGGACTTTGTTGTTTGTTCCCTTTGGCTGGCGGCTCGGTAGACTCCGGGTAAGCACTAAAAAACGGTTTATTCTTCCATAAGCCTGTGTGTCCGGCAACACTCCCGCCCGTGCGTGTTTTCGTAAGTTGACCTGTGTTGTGacaggaaggagaagggggAAGTCTCTTCCGGACCGGGCCTGGAGTGGGACAGGAAAGGTCAGGATAAGGTCAGGCTTTGTGTTGATGGTAAAGGTAGAGTCAGGCGGCTACCAAACCCCTTTGTTGCACTGAAGGGTCATTAACTCTGAAATTGTGCTCGCCAAGCAGTTATGAAACGCCTTGCAAGTTTCCTTTACGTAAATCAGGCCTGGACCCCTGTGTGATTTACTACATGGAAACGTTTCGCACGCTTTTAAATATCACACATTGAAATAGCCAGTAGGCAAAACGTTTGCATGTAGTTTATGACCTGAATCTACTATTGATTGCCGCTTTAGTCACGTGTTCATCCTAAAGGACTTACAGCTGTTGTTCCTGATGCAAGTCCACCCGGCATTGGCTGTTTGAAGCGTTGAGCCGGGCGTCTGAGACCCAGTGTAGGGTCCGACAGTCCCGCCATGAGAAGCCTCTCTTAACCcggcgtgcccccccccccccccccctccagagctCCCACCTGGCCCTGATCGACGCCCTGATGATGGCCTACACCGTGNNNNNNNNNNNNNNNNNNNNNNNNNNNNNNNNNNNNNNNNNNNNNNNNNNNNNNNNNNNNNNNNNNNNNNNNNNNNNNNNNNNNNNNNNNNNNNNNNNNNTGGACAGCCTGCCCCGGCTGCGGCGCTTCAGCCCCAGCCAGACCCAGACCAGCTCCTTCGCCTACCTGGGTCACGACGAGGGCCCCCTGGCCCTCGACAGCCtggacccccaggaccccctgGACCCCCAGCAGAGGGACAAGCACCCGGAGGAGGGGCCGAGGCAGAGTGCGGGCGCTCTCCGGCCTCCCGCCAAAGGAGCCGACGCCGAGCCCGACCCCGGGGAGCGGCgggaggtggcggcggcggggaagGCCACCGAGGGGGTGATCTCGTCGGAGGTGCGGTGCCAGCCGGGGGCGGACCACCAGGGGCACGGCCGGCGGCAGGGGACGGCGGAGCAGAGCGACCCGGGCAGGAGAGACCTGAGGGAGGTGCCCCTGTTCCAGAAGGACAacacagaggaagaggcagCGTTGGATGGAGGTGCGGGGAGGGATGCCTACGGAGATGACCAGAAGATGTGCTGTGGATTCTTCTTTAAGGTGCGTTGGGGCTTCACCTAGGCTTCATTTATACACAATTTGTGAAATTCGATTTATCCATTTTTGCTGCTGTTGGCTGcgggttgttgctgctgtttggGATGTTTATTGAGTTGCTGTCTGATACTTATTGATTCGCCAATTTCATTAACATATAacgtaacaacacacacacaacccaccccCACAACCAGGATGATGCCAAAGGTCAAGAGGACATGGCAGCCAAGAGAGAAGCTCTGCTGGAGAAGAggctgaggagggagaaggaggcgcAGGAGAAGAAAGTACAGCAGGAAcaggaacaggaggagaagaaggaggctgCAAGGTCAGTCTGCGCTCTattacctctcctcctctcctctcccttcacctctcatcttctctctctctcctcctttcctctcctcgcctcttctcgttttctccttctcccctctcctcttcttcttccctctcccctaCTCCCCTTATTTCCttctatcctcctctcctcccatcctctcctctcccctcccctctcatcttctctctctcctcttctctcatgacctcttctctctttctccttctcccctatCCTCTCATCttctacctctcctcctcctctccccccccaccccactcctCTCCCGCCCCCCCAAGCCCTCCCGAGTGGCGGAAGAAAACATCCTTCAAACTAAAGGGTAATCCGTGTCTTAGGttgagggcggaggaggagctgcagaaGAAGGACGACGAGAAAGCGAGGAGGGATTACATCAAGAACGAGTACTTGAGGAGGAAACAGCTCAAGCTGATGGACGACATGAACGACGTCATCAAGCCCCGCTCGGGAAGCCTGAAGAAAAAGCCCCGCCCTAAATCCATCCACCGGGACGTTGTGGAGTCGCCCAAGCCCCCAGTCAGGGCAGCAGGTGAGCAGCCACGTGCACGCCTGTTGCACAACACTAGCAACAGCACAAACGCACTCAGCCATCCTGACCCTTGGTGTTGTGGTCGTAGGGGCGCGTCCTCGTGGGTATTCCGTCTCCAGTGTCTCCCTGGCCTCCCTGAACCTCGGTGACAATGACAGCAACCAATCGGACAACAGGAAAACTCCCAGGTAAACAATAATTGTAATTCTGTTTCTCCTGTAAACGAGTAAAATGTGAATTGGCCCCAACGGAATAATACATTAAAGGTGAGGTTTGTAGAATTGGATAAGTTCCCCAAGAAGCTTAAGCCTCTATCGAACGCGGACATCAAAGAAAGATTTGCTTATAGTGCCGCCTGCTATCAAGATTAATGGCGTATGCATATAACATATAGTGATAATTATACGTCTATGAATGTATTATCCACCACTTTTGATGCAATAAGAGGACTGTGTGTTAATAGGCTATTAAGTAGTATTTATCTAGTTCTGCCTTGTCCTTCAACATGACTTGTGACCATGGTGACAAACCTAATTGTGATGGTTGAAGGGATTTTTTATGCCGGATAGAGACATCAAAAATCAACCATGGTGGATTAGAATTTACACTTTTTTAGCAACAAAAAATAGCTTAGACATTAgaggccagtacaggccactGTAGTCGTTGTAAAGGGAGGGGCGaattcagttggttgcaatctgaCACCTCAGCGCTAGTTGCTACTAAATCCTACACTGGAGCTTTAAGCATTTAGTTGCGTGTTTAGGTTGCTTGAGTAATGTATGTCGAAACTAAATAATCAAGCAACAGTGCCTTGTCCTAATGATCCTTCCTCATTCAAACATCCCTACGTCTCTGGTCATCCCTGTGCTATTTGTTTGTTCATATAGGAAACTATATAGTACTGAAATGACCCTCTTTCTATTGTCGACAATGTCActataatcaagcaacattgtaTGATCTTCAACTGCCGGTGATAATATATGCAACTGTTCCTTTCATTGTTGTTCCAATGAAATATACCACAGTTGAACTAGTACAGCAATAACCCATCCCATAACCTGACAGTCATTTTTCATTGTCCTCCCTTGCAAGCGACGCGTGTGTTACCCTCTGATATCCCACACTGTCTAATCCTCTACCTCTTGTTTTGCACGCAACCCCTCAGAGGCAATAAAGTAGCTTCCTGTCATATATCGTTCTTTCTTAGCTCTCccaaagaaagaaagggaaggTTAGTAAGGCACAACAGAACTAGTCACACCGGCCGTTACCGCCTAGACCGTTCCCAAGAGAAGCAGCTCCATCCCCCACCTCGCAGAGCTTTGCTCCatctccctccaccacgctgTCCATTCCCTTGATACCACGTGTCACCGGCAGCAGGCCACAGCAGCCATAACAGCCCTTACACAAGTgatgtgtttgtgaaatgaaacggatggataaaaaaaaagggttgacAGTTCATTGTGCTGCTCTCGAAACCTGCCACGCCATCGCCTATGCTGCTTCCGGCA is a window of Gadus macrocephalus chromosome 8, ASM3116895v1 DNA encoding:
- the camsap2b gene encoding calmodulin-regulated spectrin-associated protein 2 — protein: MSDAADGPGMRRTFIVPTITSFDHYDFTRAKIKCSLTWLVAKAFGSDAVPEELAEPFYLDQYAQEHLKPPVACLLQSAELYCRAGSLILRSDAVKPLLGHNAVIQALAQKCLYVTDQDRLVTERDLTGSPIHMSSHLALIDALMMAYTDSLPRLRRFSPSQTQTSSFAYLGHDEGPLALDSLDPQDPLDPQQRDKHPEEGPRQSAGALRPPAKGADAEPDPGERREVAAAGKATEGVISSEVRCQPGADHQGHGRRQGTAEQSDPGRRDLREVPLFQKDNTEEEAALDGGAGRDAYGDDQKMCCGFFFKDDAKGQEDMAAKREALLEKRLRREKEAQEKKVQQEQEQEEKKEAARLRAEEELQKKDDEKARRDYIKNEYLRRKQLKLMDDMNDVIKPRSGSLKKKPRPKSIHRDVVESPKPPVRAAGARPRGYSVSSVSLASLNLGDNDSNQSDNRKTPRGNKVASCHISFFLSSPKERKGRPDSAGGFSSCPSAGSRNGEKDWEIESTTSSTPSNTEYTGPKLYKEPSAKSNKHIIQNALAHCCLAGKVNEGQKNKILDEMEKSEANNFLVLFRDAGCQFRSVYTYCPESEEMTKLAGIGPKSITTKMVEGLYKYNSDRKQFSHIPAKTMSASVDAVTIASHLWQTKKQSTPKKLQPK